From one Mycolicibacterium sp. HK-90 genomic stretch:
- the scpA gene encoding methylmalonyl-CoA mutase — MTATTGIGSFADVPLHGEGAGEPVTPEAVAAHVAAAAAAHGYSPDQLAWATPEGIDVKPVYIAADRDEVAEAGYPLDSFPGAPPFVRGPYPTMYVNQPWTIRQYAGFSTAAESNAFYRRNLAAGQKGLSVAFDLATHRGYDSDHPRVQGDVGMAGVAIDSILDMRQLFDGIDLSTVSVSMTMNGAVLPILALYVVAAEEQGVPPEKLAGTIQNDILKEFMVRNTYIYPPKPSMRIISDIFAYTSAKMPKFNSISISGYHIQEAGATADLELAYTLADGVEYIKAGLDAGLDIDKFAPRLSFFWGIGMNFFMEVAKLRAGRLLWSELVAQFDPKSDKSLSLRTHSQTSGWSLTAQDVFNNVARTCIEAMAATQGHTQSLHTNALDEALALPTDFSARIARNTQLLLQQESGTTRPIDPWGGSYYVEWLTHQLAEKARAHIHEVNEHGGMAQAISDGIPKLRIEEAAARTQARIDSGAQPLIGVNKYQVSATGTDQEIEVLKVENSRVRAEQLAKLQQLRADRDEAATQAALAELSRAAQATGSAGEDGLGNNLLALAINAARAKATLGEISDALEQVYGRHQAEIRTISGVYRDEIGGAGKVGGMSTATELVNKFAEADGRRPRILVAKMGQDGHDRGQKVIATAFADIGFDVDVGSLFSTPDEVARQAADNDVHVVGVSSLAAGHLTLVPALRDALAEVGRPDIMVVVGGVIPPGDFDELYEAGATAIFPPGTVIADAAIGLLQKLADRLGYQLS; from the coding sequence ATGACTGCCACAACTGGAATCGGAAGTTTCGCGGACGTACCGCTGCACGGCGAAGGCGCGGGTGAGCCCGTCACTCCAGAGGCTGTCGCGGCGCACGTCGCCGCGGCCGCCGCCGCGCACGGCTACAGCCCCGATCAGCTGGCCTGGGCCACGCCCGAGGGCATCGACGTCAAGCCGGTGTACATCGCTGCCGACCGCGACGAGGTGGCCGAGGCCGGCTACCCACTCGACAGCTTCCCCGGCGCACCGCCGTTCGTGCGCGGGCCCTACCCGACCATGTACGTCAACCAGCCGTGGACCATCCGCCAGTACGCCGGGTTCTCCACCGCGGCCGAGTCCAACGCCTTCTACCGGCGCAACCTGGCCGCCGGCCAGAAGGGCCTGTCGGTGGCCTTCGACCTGGCCACCCACCGCGGGTACGACTCGGACCACCCGCGCGTGCAAGGTGACGTCGGAATGGCCGGTGTGGCCATCGATTCCATCCTCGACATGCGCCAGCTGTTCGACGGTATCGACCTGTCGACGGTGTCGGTGTCGATGACGATGAACGGCGCGGTGCTGCCGATCCTGGCGCTCTATGTCGTCGCCGCCGAGGAGCAGGGTGTGCCCCCGGAGAAGCTGGCCGGGACCATCCAGAACGACATCCTCAAAGAGTTCATGGTCCGCAACACCTACATCTATCCGCCCAAGCCGTCGATGCGGATCATCTCGGACATCTTCGCCTACACCAGCGCCAAGATGCCGAAGTTCAACTCGATCTCGATCTCGGGTTACCACATCCAAGAGGCCGGGGCGACAGCCGATCTGGAGCTGGCCTACACGCTGGCCGACGGTGTCGAGTACATCAAGGCCGGCCTGGATGCCGGCCTGGACATCGACAAGTTCGCGCCGCGCCTGTCCTTCTTCTGGGGCATCGGGATGAACTTCTTCATGGAGGTGGCCAAGCTGCGCGCCGGCCGCCTGCTGTGGAGCGAGCTGGTGGCCCAGTTCGACCCCAAGAGCGACAAGTCACTGTCGCTGCGCACCCACTCGCAGACCTCGGGTTGGTCGCTGACCGCGCAGGACGTGTTCAACAACGTGGCCCGCACCTGTATCGAGGCGATGGCCGCGACGCAGGGGCACACCCAGTCGCTGCACACCAACGCCCTCGACGAGGCGCTCGCGCTGCCCACCGATTTCTCCGCCCGGATCGCCCGCAACACCCAGCTGCTGCTGCAGCAGGAGTCGGGTACCACCCGGCCGATCGACCCGTGGGGCGGTTCGTACTACGTCGAGTGGCTGACGCATCAGTTGGCGGAGAAGGCGCGTGCCCACATCCACGAGGTGAACGAGCACGGTGGCATGGCCCAGGCCATCAGCGACGGGATTCCCAAGCTGCGCATCGAGGAGGCCGCCGCCCGGACCCAGGCGCGGATCGATTCCGGTGCGCAGCCGCTGATCGGCGTCAACAAGTACCAGGTGTCCGCAACCGGCACCGACCAGGAGATCGAGGTCCTCAAGGTCGAGAACAGCCGGGTGCGGGCCGAGCAGCTGGCCAAGCTGCAGCAGCTGCGCGCCGACCGCGACGAGGCGGCCACGCAGGCCGCGCTGGCCGAACTGAGCCGCGCTGCCCAGGCCACGGGATCCGCCGGCGAGGACGGGCTGGGCAACAACCTGCTGGCGCTGGCCATCAACGCCGCCCGGGCCAAGGCCACGCTCGGTGAGATCTCCGACGCCCTGGAGCAGGTATACGGACGCCATCAGGCCGAGATCCGTACGATTTCGGGCGTCTACCGCGACGAAATAGGGGGAGCTGGAAAGGTCGGCGGAATGTCTACCGCGACGGAGCTGGTGAACAAGTTCGCCGAGGCCGACGGCCGTCGGCCCCGCATCCTGGTGGCCAAGATGGGCCAGGACGGGCACGACCGCGGACAGAAGGTCATCGCGACGGCATTCGCCGACATCGGCTTCGACGTCGACGTCGGCTCGCTGTTCTCCACCCCGGACGAGGTGGCCCGGCAGGCCGCCGACAACGACGTGCATGTGGTCGGGGTGTCCTCACTGGCCGCGGGTCATCTCACCCTGGTGCCTGCGCTTCGCGACGCGCTGGCCGAGGTGGGCCGACCCGACATCATGGTCGTCGTCGGCGGGGTCATCCCGCCCGGGGACTTCGACGAGCTGTACGAGGCCGGGGCGACGGCGATCTTCCCGCCGGGCACCGTGATCGCCGATGCCGCCATCGGCCTGCTGCAGAAGCTGGCAGACCGGCTCGGTTACCAGCTGAGCTAG
- the meaB gene encoding methylmalonyl Co-A mutase-associated GTPase MeaB, producing MVAPSTQELAAAIRSGDRAALARAITMVESTRADHRDQAQQLLLELMPDAGRAQHIGITGVPGVGKSTTIEALGMYLIEAGHRVAVLAVDPSSTRTGGSILGDKTRMARLAVHPDAYIRPSPTSGTLGGVAKATRETIVLLEAAGYDVILVETVGVGQSEVTVSNMVDTFVFLTLARTGDQLQGIKKGVLELADVIVVNKADGEHAVEAKAAARELTGAIRLIYPRETLWRPPVLTMSAIEGHGLAELWQTVVKHREVLTEAGEFEARRRAQQVDWTWSMVRDTVLDRVMSHPGVRSIRAEVERRVRDGELTPALAAQEILDAAD from the coding sequence GTGGTGGCTCCCTCAACACAGGAGCTGGCAGCTGCCATCCGCAGCGGTGACCGCGCCGCACTGGCGCGGGCCATCACGATGGTCGAGTCCACCCGGGCCGACCATCGTGACCAGGCTCAACAGCTGTTGCTGGAGCTGATGCCCGACGCCGGCAGAGCCCAGCACATCGGCATCACCGGGGTGCCGGGCGTCGGCAAGTCGACGACGATCGAGGCCCTCGGCATGTATCTCATCGAGGCCGGCCATCGGGTCGCTGTGCTGGCGGTCGACCCGTCGTCCACCCGGACCGGCGGCTCGATCCTGGGTGACAAGACCCGGATGGCCCGACTGGCGGTCCATCCGGACGCCTACATCCGGCCGTCGCCGACCTCCGGAACGCTCGGTGGGGTGGCCAAGGCCACCCGCGAGACCATCGTGCTGCTGGAGGCGGCGGGCTACGACGTCATCCTCGTGGAGACGGTGGGGGTGGGGCAGTCCGAGGTCACGGTGTCGAACATGGTGGACACCTTTGTCTTCCTCACGCTGGCGCGCACCGGGGACCAGTTGCAGGGCATCAAGAAGGGTGTGCTGGAGCTGGCCGATGTCATCGTGGTGAACAAGGCCGACGGCGAGCACGCGGTCGAGGCCAAGGCCGCCGCCCGTGAGCTGACGGGGGCCATCCGGCTGATCTATCCACGCGAAACACTTTGGCGGCCACCAGTTCTCACGATGAGTGCGATCGAGGGGCATGGGCTGGCCGAACTGTGGCAGACGGTGGTGAAGCACCGAGAGGTACTCACCGAGGCGGGGGAGTTCGAGGCCCGGCGCCGTGCGCAGCAAGTGGACTGGACATGGTCCATGGTTCGAGACACGGTGCTGGACCGGGTGATGTCGCATCCCGGGGTGCGCAGTATCCGCGCCGAGGTCGAACGCCGGGTACGCGACGGGGAACTCACCCCGGCGCTGGCCGCCCAGGAAATTCTCGACGCGGCCGACTGA
- a CDS encoding serine hydrolase domain-containing protein produces MTDHNRGRDEALPHGVQGAADRNFSCTVRAFSKLFPGRKYGGGALVIYQDGEPLVDVWTGYSDREGAQYWTADTGAMVFSATKGMASTIIHRLADRGLIEYDTPVSAYWPEFGANGKSAVTVRQVMAHEAGLSQLNGVSKADLLDHQVMEGRIAAAPVNSLLFGKQAYHALTYGWLLSGLARAVTGQGMRELFRIELAEPLGTDGLHLGRPPADAPTQAAQILGPQRRWPNHAFDFLAPRLAALNFSGAFGSMYFPGVMSLVQGETPFLDAEAPAVNGVATARGLAKMYGAIANQGRLRDVQILSGRTVAGLTGPPGLRPDRNLGVPLGFHLGYHSVPFGIMPGFGHVGLGGSVGWADPASGLAIGFVHNRLLTPMVLDMAAFVGLNALIRKDVARARAHGYEAVPDLGAAPYEVSKPAAG; encoded by the coding sequence GTGACCGATCACAATCGGGGGCGCGACGAGGCGCTCCCACATGGCGTCCAAGGCGCGGCGGACAGAAACTTCTCCTGTACCGTCCGCGCCTTCTCGAAACTGTTCCCGGGCCGCAAGTACGGTGGCGGCGCGCTGGTGATCTACCAGGACGGCGAGCCACTCGTCGACGTCTGGACCGGGTATTCGGATCGTGAAGGCGCGCAATACTGGACGGCCGACACCGGCGCGATGGTGTTTTCCGCGACAAAGGGCATGGCCTCGACGATCATCCACCGCCTCGCGGACCGTGGACTGATCGAGTACGACACCCCGGTGAGCGCCTACTGGCCTGAATTCGGGGCCAACGGCAAATCCGCCGTCACGGTGCGGCAGGTGATGGCGCACGAAGCAGGGTTGTCACAGCTCAATGGGGTCAGCAAAGCCGACCTGCTCGATCATCAGGTGATGGAAGGCCGGATCGCGGCCGCTCCGGTGAATTCCCTGCTGTTCGGCAAGCAGGCCTATCACGCGTTGACCTACGGCTGGTTGTTGTCCGGTCTGGCTCGGGCCGTGACGGGGCAGGGCATGCGGGAGTTGTTCCGGATCGAGTTGGCCGAGCCGCTGGGCACCGACGGCCTGCACCTGGGACGCCCGCCGGCCGATGCCCCTACGCAGGCCGCGCAGATTCTGGGGCCGCAACGGCGGTGGCCCAACCATGCCTTCGACTTCCTGGCACCGCGGCTCGCCGCGTTGAACTTCTCGGGCGCCTTCGGCTCGATGTACTTCCCCGGGGTCATGTCGCTGGTCCAGGGCGAGACCCCGTTCTTGGATGCCGAAGCGCCTGCGGTGAACGGTGTCGCGACCGCGCGCGGGCTGGCGAAGATGTACGGGGCGATCGCCAACCAGGGACGTCTGCGCGACGTGCAGATCCTGTCCGGGCGCACGGTGGCGGGGCTGACCGGGCCTCCCGGGTTACGGCCGGACCGGAATCTCGGCGTGCCGCTCGGGTTCCATCTCGGATATCACTCGGTGCCGTTCGGGATCATGCCCGGATTCGGGCATGTCGGTCTGGGGGGGTCGGTCGGCTGGGCGGATCCGGCCAGCGGACTGGCGATCGGATTCGTGCACAACCGGCTGCTGACTCCGATGGTGTTGGACATGGCCGCGTTCGTCGGCCTGAATGCGTTGATACGCAAGGACGTGGCCCGCGCGCGGGCCCATGGCTACGAGGCGGTACCGGATCTCGGTGCCGCGCCCTATGAGGTGTCCAAGCCGGCCGCGGGATAA
- a CDS encoding DUF4333 domain-containing protein, giving the protein MRDVKTKLQVLLAAAMVGAALTGCGGGESAAPQPTVAKSKLQTLAKEKLEAAAKRKAKSVTCEDGIVGKVGETQRCVLTAKDGTKYGVTATVDAVESGNVKVDFKVDDKPTP; this is encoded by the coding sequence ATGAGGGACGTGAAGACGAAACTGCAGGTGCTCCTGGCCGCGGCGATGGTCGGCGCGGCACTGACCGGATGCGGCGGCGGCGAGTCGGCGGCTCCGCAGCCGACGGTTGCCAAGAGCAAGCTGCAAACCCTGGCCAAGGAGAAGCTGGAGGCCGCGGCCAAGCGCAAGGCGAAATCCGTGACCTGCGAAGACGGCATCGTCGGCAAAGTCGGGGAGACCCAGCGTTGTGTGCTGACAGCCAAGGACGGCACGAAATACGGCGTCACCGCTACCGTCGACGCGGTGGAATCCGGCAACGTCAAGGTCGACTTCAAGGTGGACGACAAGCCGACGCCGTGA